TTCCATGGAAATAGGGAGGACCAGCCGGGGATCGTGAGGCTGCCCATCTGGATTGGCGACCGCGTGATCCATAGAAATGCAGTGAATAGAAAGACAATCAATACGGCCTTTTCCCTGGAGTCCATGGGACCCAGATCGGCATACCGGCGGTTCAGAGCCGTCCGGATTTCATTTGGAAGCTTCTGGGAGAAGAGTGAGGTCGCACCTCCGAACCGGGTGAGATAGAGCCAGACGATGGGGAGAAGAAGAAATACAGCCGGGAGGCCAATGGCCAGCCAGCCTGTAAAGGTGATTTCAGGATGGTTGGGAAGAAGCTTCTGGGCCAGCCCCGAAAAAACAATATTGGGCGGCGTACCGATCAGGGTTCCGATTCCGCCGATGGATGCGCTGTAGGCGATACCCAGCATGAGAACCGTGCCCAGACTCTTCTGGGCACTTCCATCAAGGTGATCTCCGGTCAATTTAAGAACGGCCATCGCGATAGGCAGCATCATGAGAACCGTGGCCGTGTTGGATACCCACATCGAAAGGAAAGCGGTGGCAAGCATGAATCCAAGAACAATTCTGGGAAGGCTGCCTCCAATGAAACGGAGGGTCACGAGGGCGATCCTCCTGTGGAGTCCAACGGCCTCGATCCCGGCGGCCAGGACAAATCCTCCCAGAAAGAGAAAGACAAGATGGTTGGTGTAGTTGGGAGCGACTCTGGCAGAGGGCATGATGCCGAAAACGGGAAAGAGGAAGAGGGGCAGAAGGGATGTTACGGCTATTGGAATCGGTTCTGTGATCCACCATGTCGCGATCAGGAGGGCACAGGCGAGAGTCTTGCGGGGTTCCGATGTGAGGGTAGGAAAGATGGGGGAAAGAAGAACGGTGAAAAAAAGAACGGGACCCAGGACCAATCCGACGACACGGCGTGTCATGACAACACCATAACGCGAAAGTCCAGGGGAATCAAGAATGATGTTAAATCTGATAGACTAACCTTGTGAGGGATTCTTTGGTGTTCGGGAGGATTGGCTGTATTGCGAGTCAGTGTTGTATTAAATTGTTTTTCTACCTGAAGAAGCTTTTCTGCAGGGGCTGCAAAATATATGTATGGAGAAAATATTATCATTAAAATGATAAATAGAATATACATAAAGAGTTTTAGTAATTATATTTTTATATTATATAATGTAGTTA
The sequence above is a segment of the Thermoanaerobaculia bacterium genome. Coding sequences within it:
- a CDS encoding DASS family sodium-coupled anion symporter, which codes for MTRRVVGLVLGPVLFFTVLLSPIFPTLTSEPRKTLACALLIATWWITEPIPIAVTSLLPLFLFPVFGIMPSARVAPNYTNHLVFLFLGGFVLAAGIEAVGLHRRIALVTLRFIGGSLPRIVLGFMLATAFLSMWVSNTATVLMMLPIAMAVLKLTGDHLDGSAQKSLGTVLMLGIAYSASIGGIGTLIGTPPNIVFSGLAQKLLPNHPEITFTGWLAIGLPAVFLLLPIVWLYLTRFGGATSLFSQKLPNEIRTALNRRYADLGPMDSREKAVLIVFLFTAFLWITRSPIQMGSLTIPGWSSLFPWKSFLHDSTVAIGAAVVLFLIHIGGKPILQWQETEDRIPWGVLLLFGGGFALAEAFQQSGLASWFGDCLSGLGALPTLPLVFAVVLIMDLLTEVTSNTAITATMLPIVATTAMAIGKDPLLLMIGATLGASCAFALPVATPPNAIVFASGEVSIQQMAKTGIFVDLIAAVTLTAVVLVMA